The Streptomyces laurentii genome contains a region encoding:
- a CDS encoding sulfotransferase domain-containing protein (Sulfotransferase family; cl14559;~identified by MetaGeneAnnotator; putative;~sulfotransferase domain-containing protein [Streptomyces clavuligerus ATCC27064]), with protein sequence MSPDGARPVFIIGTERSGSNLLRLILNAHSRITVPHPPHFMRFLAPLAAGYGDLSVERNRRRLVDDALGLLARHIHPWPHPVDRDRVVASAGPTVFGVVAAIYEQHRAAEGKARWGCKSTFMVDHVDEALAEFPAARFVWLVRNPQDVASSAKTAVFGHCHPYRMARLWRTQQERAIAAHTRWGPGVVHLLRYEDLVERPEKELRALCAFLGEEFEPAMLAHHTSPAARRTARLSESWRLAGRPISTGRVGAHLTGLSPTERLLVDKVTAPLKKRLGYPVDERARLVPVPSPPAVALRSALLRSRVELRSARQDENHRLRLARDGYVRWLRVKSLVRRAVPAPRKSVSPA encoded by the coding sequence ATGAGCCCTGACGGCGCGCGTCCCGTCTTCATCATCGGCACGGAGCGGTCGGGGTCCAATCTGCTGCGGCTGATCCTGAACGCCCACTCGCGGATCACGGTGCCGCACCCTCCGCACTTCATGCGGTTCCTGGCACCGCTGGCGGCGGGTTACGGCGATCTCTCGGTCGAGCGCAACCGCCGGCGGCTGGTGGACGACGCGCTCGGGCTGCTGGCCCGGCACATCCACCCGTGGCCCCATCCCGTCGACCGCGACCGGGTGGTGGCCTCGGCCGGCCCGACGGTGTTCGGGGTGGTGGCCGCGATCTACGAGCAGCACCGGGCGGCCGAGGGCAAGGCGCGCTGGGGCTGCAAGAGCACCTTCATGGTGGACCATGTCGACGAGGCGCTCGCCGAGTTCCCCGCCGCCCGGTTCGTCTGGCTGGTCAGGAATCCGCAGGACGTGGCCAGCTCGGCGAAGACCGCCGTGTTCGGCCACTGCCACCCGTACCGGATGGCCCGGTTGTGGCGGACCCAGCAGGAGCGGGCGATCGCCGCCCACACTCGCTGGGGCCCCGGCGTCGTCCATCTGCTGCGCTACGAGGATCTGGTGGAGCGGCCGGAGAAGGAACTGCGCGCGCTCTGCGCCTTCCTCGGCGAGGAGTTCGAGCCGGCGATGCTGGCGCACCACACCTCGCCGGCGGCCCGCCGGACGGCCCGGCTGTCGGAGTCCTGGCGGCTGGCCGGCCGGCCCATCAGCACGGGGCGGGTCGGGGCGCATCTGACCGGTCTGTCGCCGACGGAGCGCCTGCTCGTCGACAAGGTGACGGCGCCACTCAAGAAGCGGCTCGGGTACCCGGTCGACGAGCGCGCGCGGCTCGTACCCGTTCCGTCGCCACCGGCGGTCGCCCTCCGGTCGGCTCTGCTGCGCTCCCGCGTCGAGTTGCGCTCGGCGCGGCAGGACGAGAACCACCGCCTGCGGCTCGCCAGGGACGGCTACGTCCGGTGGCTGCGGGTGAAGTCCCTGGTGCGCCGGGCGGTTCCGGCGCCGAGGAAGTCCGTGTCCCCGGCATGA
- a CDS encoding ubiE/COQ5 methyltransferase (Methyltransferase domain; pfam13847;~S-adenosylmethionine binding site [chemical binding];~S-adenosylmethionine-dependent methyltransferases (SAM or AdoMet-MTase), class I; AdoMet-MTases are enzymes that use S-adenosyl-L-methionine (SAM or AdoMet) as a substrate for methyltransfer, creating the product S-adenosyl-L-homocysteine (AdoHcy); cd02440;~UbiE/COQ5 methyltransferase [Frankia sp. CcI3];~identified by MetaGeneAnnotator; putative) produces the protein MTTSPKDVTGHFAARSATYDRSSSWCTDSELGDLVLELTRPTATDRVLDVACGTGLVSRLFTGRVAEVTGVDITPEMAEQARPHLDRLVISPAEDLPFPDGTFDIVVCRQGIQFMTLPDAVASMVRVLKPGGRIVLVNLCAYGPLDRDEYFEVLRLRNPVRRHFFLPADLEALMRDAGCADVALHRYVSAEDVDVWSDNGAIEESRREAIREVYRNASESFLSLHAVKESDGGFVDQMLFVAAAGRKPRP, from the coding sequence GTGACCACGAGTCCGAAGGACGTGACCGGCCACTTCGCCGCCCGTTCCGCCACGTACGACCGGTCGAGCTCCTGGTGCACCGACTCCGAACTCGGTGACTTGGTGCTGGAGTTGACGAGGCCGACGGCCACCGACCGGGTGCTCGACGTCGCCTGTGGCACCGGTCTGGTCTCCCGCCTGTTCACCGGGCGGGTCGCGGAAGTGACCGGGGTGGACATCACCCCGGAGATGGCCGAGCAGGCCCGTCCCCATCTGGACCGGCTGGTGATCTCGCCCGCCGAGGACCTGCCCTTCCCCGACGGCACCTTCGACATCGTGGTGTGCCGGCAGGGAATCCAGTTCATGACCCTGCCCGACGCGGTCGCCTCCATGGTCCGGGTGCTCAAGCCCGGCGGCCGGATCGTCCTGGTCAATCTGTGCGCCTACGGCCCGCTGGACCGCGACGAGTACTTCGAGGTGCTACGGCTGCGCAACCCGGTCCGGCGGCACTTCTTCCTGCCCGCGGACCTGGAGGCGCTGATGCGCGACGCCGGATGCGCGGACGTCGCGCTGCACCGGTACGTCTCGGCCGAGGACGTCGACGTCTGGTCCGACAACGGGGCCATCGAGGAGTCCCGCCGGGAGGCCATCCGCGAGGTCTACCGCAACGCCTCCGAGAGCTTCCTGTCCCTGCACGCGGTCAAGGAGTCGGACGGCGGCTTCGTGGACCAGATGCTGTTCGTCGCCGCCGCCGGGCGCAAGCCCCGCCCCTGA
- a CDS encoding rubrerythrin (identified by MetaGeneAnnotator; putative;~sequence version:1), translated as MAQLSEGLAIGLRSVFAAEAASVQRYTYFAQVAEIEGHGEIARLFSDLAESIGCVAHGHIDALQDIADPHTRKTVGETRLNLAASAAEALTEANEVYPRLTARAHEEGHPDVASWLTTLAALKHAHLGKLDALLTTVTTPSAPGPRDGAPADGGSDD; from the coding sequence ATGGCACAGCTGAGTGAGGGCCTCGCGATCGGCCTGCGGTCGGTGTTCGCCGCGGAGGCGGCGTCCGTCCAGCGGTACACCTATTTCGCGCAGGTGGCCGAGATCGAGGGCCATGGGGAGATCGCCCGGCTCTTCAGCGATCTGGCCGAGAGCATCGGGTGCGTCGCGCACGGGCACATCGACGCCCTCCAGGACATCGCCGATCCGCACACCCGGAAGACGGTCGGCGAGACCCGCCTCAACCTCGCCGCGTCCGCCGCCGAGGCACTGACCGAGGCGAACGAGGTCTATCCCCGGCTCACGGCGCGCGCCCACGAGGAGGGTCACCCCGACGTGGCCAGCTGGCTCACCACCCTCGCCGCCCTCAAGCACGCGCATCTCGGAAAGCTCGACGCCCTGCTCACCACGGTGACCACGCCGTCCGCCCCCGGACCCCGGGACGGCGCGCCGGCCGACGGAGGCAGCGATGACTGA
- a CDS encoding DNA topoisomerase II (ATP binding site [chemical binding];~DNA topoisomerase II [Frankia sp. CcI3];~G-X-G motif;~Histidine kinase-like ATPases; This family includes several ATP-binding proteins for example: histidine kinase, DNA gyrase B, topoisomerases, heat shock protein HSP90, phytochrome-like ATPases and DNA mismatch repair proteins; cd00075;~Mg2+ binding site [ion binding];~S-adenosylmethionine binding site [chemical binding];~S-adenosylmethionine-dependent methyltransferases (SAM or AdoMet-MTase), class I; AdoMet-MTases are enzymes that use S-adenosyl-L-methionine (SAM or AdoMet) as a substrate for methyltransfer, creating the product S-adenosyl-L-homocysteine (AdoHcy); cd02440;~SAM-dependent methyltransferases [Secondary metabolites biosynthesis,transport, and catabolism / General function prediction only]; COG0500;~TopoIIA_Trans_DNA_gyrase: Transducer domain, havinga ribosomal S5 domain 2-like fold, of the type found in proteins of the type IIA family of DNA topoisomerases similarto the B subunits of E. coli DNA gyrase and E. coli Topoisomerase IV which are; cd00822;~anchoring element;~dimer interface [polypeptide binding];~identified by MetaGeneAnnotator; putative), whose product MTERLTTPATGSATAYDASSIVVFTGLQAVRRTPSMYIGSTNADGLHHLLYEVLDNAVDEAEAGHCTTVTVTVQADGAVCVRDDGRGIPVDPHPESGRPACEVVLTTLHAGGKFAGAAYTRSAGLHGVGLSCVNALSEQLRLDVWRGARHHWQEFTRGEPEDDLATGPAEAAPDGRRGTAVTFRPDPKIFDTVEFSAPTITTRLEEIAFLHPGLALHFSDERTGERADFRFDGGVRAFLAHHNRNATTVHPEPVVVSAATHQASFDLAFQWTEGYAEEIRAFVNGVRTDQGGAHVDGLRVALAAAINRYATERGLLDPRTGERINTVDILEGLTAIVSLRMDDPRFDGQTKKRLQSPEAGRFVQERAEAEFGRRLAADDELGRRVVARALDASRARTAARMAGRTARFQQRELSIDYGVYQRQFGTRSRDWHDSCAWLTDDGLLARHAALCDVPKDARMLDVCCGSGVVGGAFKDRVGESVGLDLTPEMVALASTRLDRVDQGTVYDLPYADASFDLVVTREVLHLLPQPERPLSEIFRVLRPGGQFIVGQIVPYADEDAYWMYRVFKKKQPLLHQMFSEREFRELLLGAGFGGLEMREYLLWESIDRWIDTHETSPSHRREIQRLFREAPKEVREVHPFEILSDGSIRDQWRWCVYSLRKAG is encoded by the coding sequence ATGACTGAGCGCTTGACGACGCCGGCGACCGGGTCGGCGACCGCGTACGACGCCTCGTCGATCGTCGTGTTCACGGGCCTTCAGGCCGTACGGCGCACCCCGTCGATGTACATCGGCTCGACGAACGCGGACGGCCTGCACCACCTGCTGTACGAGGTGCTCGACAACGCCGTCGACGAGGCGGAGGCCGGCCACTGTACGACGGTGACGGTCACCGTCCAGGCCGACGGCGCGGTCTGCGTACGGGACGACGGCCGGGGCATCCCGGTCGATCCGCACCCGGAGTCCGGGCGGCCGGCCTGCGAGGTCGTGCTGACCACGCTCCACGCGGGCGGCAAGTTCGCCGGGGCCGCCTACACGCGCTCGGCGGGTCTGCACGGCGTCGGCCTGTCCTGCGTCAACGCGCTCTCCGAGCAGCTGCGCCTGGACGTCTGGCGCGGCGCGCGGCACCACTGGCAGGAATTCACCCGGGGCGAGCCGGAGGACGACCTCGCCACCGGCCCGGCCGAGGCCGCGCCGGACGGCCGGCGGGGCACCGCCGTCACGTTCCGGCCCGATCCGAAGATCTTCGACACCGTCGAGTTCTCCGCGCCGACGATCACCACCCGGCTTGAGGAGATCGCCTTCCTCCACCCCGGTCTGGCCCTGCACTTCTCGGACGAACGCACCGGCGAGCGGGCCGACTTCCGCTTCGACGGCGGCGTGCGCGCCTTCCTGGCCCATCACAACCGGAACGCCACCACCGTGCACCCCGAGCCGGTGGTCGTCTCCGCCGCCACCCACCAGGCCTCCTTCGACCTCGCGTTCCAGTGGACGGAGGGGTACGCGGAGGAGATCCGGGCCTTCGTCAACGGCGTCCGCACCGACCAGGGCGGCGCGCACGTCGACGGTCTGCGGGTGGCCCTCGCGGCCGCCATCAACCGGTACGCGACCGAGCGCGGCCTGCTCGACCCGCGGACCGGTGAGCGGATCAACACGGTCGACATCCTCGAAGGGCTCACCGCGATCGTCTCCCTGCGCATGGACGATCCCCGGTTCGACGGGCAGACGAAGAAACGGCTGCAGAGCCCGGAGGCCGGCCGGTTCGTCCAGGAGCGGGCGGAGGCGGAGTTCGGCCGCCGGCTCGCGGCCGACGACGAGCTCGGCCGCCGGGTCGTCGCCCGCGCGCTGGACGCCAGCCGGGCCCGGACGGCCGCCCGGATGGCCGGCCGTACCGCCCGCTTCCAGCAGCGTGAACTCTCCATCGACTACGGCGTCTACCAGCGCCAGTTCGGCACCCGGTCCCGCGACTGGCACGACTCCTGCGCCTGGCTCACCGACGACGGGCTGCTCGCCCGGCACGCCGCGCTGTGCGACGTGCCGAAGGACGCCAGGATGCTGGACGTGTGCTGCGGCAGCGGCGTGGTCGGCGGGGCCTTCAAGGACCGGGTCGGCGAGAGCGTCGGCCTCGACCTCACGCCGGAGATGGTCGCGCTCGCCTCCACCCGGCTCGACCGGGTCGACCAGGGCACGGTGTACGACCTGCCGTACGCGGACGCCAGCTTCGACCTGGTGGTCACCCGCGAGGTGCTGCATCTGCTGCCCCAGCCGGAGCGGCCGCTGTCCGAGATCTTCCGGGTGCTGCGCCCCGGCGGGCAGTTCATCGTCGGCCAGATCGTCCCGTACGCCGACGAGGACGCGTACTGGATGTACCGCGTCTTCAAGAAGAAACAGCCCCTCCTGCACCAGATGTTCAGCGAGCGGGAGTTCCGGGAGCTGCTGCTCGGCGCCGGCTTCGGCGGCCTGGAGATGCGGGAGTACCTCCTGTGGGAGTCCATCGACCGGTGGATCGACACCCACGAGACCTCGCCGTCCCACCGCCGGGAGATCCAGCGGCTGTTCCGGGAGGCACCCAAGGAGGTGCGTGAGGTCCATCCCTTCGAGATCCTGTCCGACGGGTCGATCCGCGATCAGTGGCGCTGGTGCGTCTATTCGCTCAGGAAGGCCGGGTGA
- a CDS encoding hypothetical protein (identified by MetaGeneAnnotator; putative;~sequence version:1): MSPHAPTRTGASAPRPDLDGRLAAARGLRPPATEGLTGRIRDVVVLASSSRGGSSMVAETLRASEALLHMQGEINPFLRMTGLGAPDSGDCDRLDAGHLAGLAPDRRTLLDTELAHDIGSPAPWGDPRDDERFVTDVAARLVMQWPDVPVDPVVLARTAGSVLARLRAESPASGAVLPCPESYFLTLLTELTRLGLPFNPWSYDLPARLLRAETADTRSTAVPGGTLIEEPPFILPRPWRPATAHDAATRPLVVKTPSNAYRFGFLRALFPRARFRIVHLTRNPAAAVNGLHDGWLHHGFHAHRMSRPLGIDGYVDRHPENRWWWKFDLPYGWQEFTRAPLLDVCAFQWRSAHRAVLDEPHGADGPVERITVRFEDLIGTAAGRVACFERLADRLGIPFDGAFRRAAHDGIGPVVATAPPRAGRWRDRADAIRAALGPEDKEVAERLGYTDEAEWI, encoded by the coding sequence ATGAGCCCCCACGCCCCCACTCGTACGGGGGCCTCGGCGCCGCGGCCGGACCTGGACGGACGGCTGGCCGCGGCGCGCGGACTGCGCCCTCCGGCGACGGAGGGGCTGACCGGCCGGATCCGGGACGTGGTGGTGCTGGCCTCCAGCTCGCGCGGCGGGTCGAGCATGGTCGCGGAGACCCTGCGCGCGTCGGAGGCCCTGCTCCACATGCAGGGCGAGATCAATCCGTTTCTGCGCATGACAGGGCTGGGAGCTCCCGACAGTGGGGACTGCGACCGGCTCGACGCGGGTCATCTGGCCGGTCTCGCCCCGGACCGGCGCACACTTCTCGACACCGAACTCGCCCATGACATCGGGTCGCCCGCGCCCTGGGGCGACCCGCGTGACGACGAGCGGTTCGTGACGGACGTGGCCGCCCGGCTCGTCATGCAGTGGCCCGATGTCCCGGTGGATCCAGTGGTGTTGGCGCGGACCGCCGGGTCCGTCCTGGCCCGGCTGAGGGCCGAATCGCCAGCGTCCGGAGCCGTACTGCCCTGCCCTGAAAGCTATTTCCTTACGCTCCTCACCGAACTGACCAGGCTTGGGCTGCCGTTCAATCCGTGGAGTTACGACCTGCCCGCCCGGCTGCTTCGCGCCGAGACGGCGGACACCCGGTCCACCGCCGTGCCCGGCGGGACGCTCATCGAGGAGCCCCCGTTCATCCTGCCCCGCCCCTGGCGTCCGGCGACGGCGCACGACGCCGCGACCCGGCCTCTGGTGGTCAAGACCCCCAGCAACGCCTACCGGTTCGGCTTCCTGCGGGCGCTGTTCCCGCGGGCCCGGTTCCGTATCGTCCACCTCACCCGTAATCCCGCCGCCGCCGTCAACGGGCTCCACGACGGCTGGCTGCACCACGGGTTCCACGCGCACCGGATGTCCCGACCGCTCGGGATCGACGGATACGTGGACCGGCACCCGGAGAACCGCTGGTGGTGGAAGTTCGATCTGCCGTACGGATGGCAGGAGTTCACCCGGGCTCCGCTGCTCGACGTGTGCGCCTTCCAGTGGCGCAGCGCGCATCGGGCGGTACTCGACGAACCGCACGGCGCCGACGGCCCGGTCGAGCGGATCACCGTACGCTTCGAGGACCTGATCGGTACGGCCGCCGGGCGCGTCGCGTGCTTCGAGCGGCTGGCCGACCGGCTCGGCATCCCGTTCGACGGCGCGTTCCGGCGGGCTGCCCATGACGGGATCGGTCCGGTGGTCGCCACCGCCCCGCCGCGGGCGGGCCGGTGGCGGGACCGCGCCGACGCGATCCGGGCCGCCCTGGGACCGGAGGACAAGGAAGTGGCCGAGCGCCTCGGCTACACCGACGAAGCGGAATGGATCTGA
- a CDS encoding sulfate adenylyltransferase subunit 2 (Active Sites [active];~Sulfate adenylyltransferase subunit 2 [Streptomyces davawensis JCM4913];~This domain is foundin phosphoadenosine phosphosulphate (PAPS) reductase enzymes or PAPS sulphotransferase. PAPS reductase is part of the adenine nucleotide alpha hydrolases superfamily also including N type ATP PPases and ATP sulphurylases. A highly...; cd01713;~identified by MetaGeneAnnotator; putative;~sulfate adenylyltransferase, small subunit; TIGR02039), translated as MSPQPPAGDATGSGPPAAWSHLDALESEAVHIVREVAGEFENPVLLFSGGKDSIVMLHLALKAFTPAPVPFGLLHVDTGHNFPEVLAYRDRAVEKHGLRLHVASVQEYIDAGALRERPDGTRNPLQTLPLTETIRQRKYDAVFGGGRRDEEKARAKERVFSLRDAFSQWDPRRQRPELWQLYNGRHAPGEHVRVFPLSNWTELDVWQYIRRESIELPEIYFAHVREVFRRDGMWLTAGDWGGPRAGEPVERRRIRYRTVGDMSCTGAIDSDAVTLDQVIAEIAVSRLTERGATRADDKLSEAAMEDRKREGYF; from the coding sequence GTGTCCCCACAGCCGCCGGCCGGTGACGCGACGGGGTCGGGCCCGCCGGCCGCCTGGTCGCATCTGGACGCCCTCGAGTCCGAGGCGGTGCACATCGTCCGGGAGGTGGCGGGCGAGTTCGAGAACCCGGTGCTCCTGTTCTCCGGCGGCAAGGACTCCATCGTCATGCTGCACCTGGCGCTGAAGGCGTTCACCCCGGCGCCGGTGCCGTTCGGACTGCTGCACGTGGACACCGGGCACAACTTCCCCGAGGTCCTCGCCTACCGCGACCGCGCCGTCGAGAAGCACGGACTGCGGCTGCACGTCGCCTCCGTCCAGGAGTACATCGACGCGGGCGCGCTGCGCGAGCGGCCGGACGGCACCCGCAATCCGCTGCAGACGCTGCCGCTGACCGAGACGATCCGGCAGCGGAAGTACGACGCGGTCTTCGGCGGCGGGCGGCGCGACGAGGAGAAGGCCCGCGCCAAGGAACGGGTGTTCTCTCTACGGGACGCGTTCTCGCAGTGGGACCCGCGCCGCCAGCGGCCCGAGCTGTGGCAGCTGTACAACGGCCGGCACGCCCCCGGGGAGCACGTGCGCGTGTTCCCGCTGTCCAACTGGACCGAGCTGGACGTCTGGCAGTACATCCGGCGCGAGAGCATCGAGTTGCCGGAGATCTACTTCGCCCACGTCCGCGAGGTGTTCCGCCGCGACGGCATGTGGCTGACGGCCGGTGACTGGGGCGGGCCGCGGGCGGGCGAGCCGGTCGAGCGGCGGCGGATCCGCTACCGCACCGTCGGCGACATGTCCTGTACCGGCGCGATCGACTCCGACGCGGTGACCCTGGACCAGGTGATCGCCGAGATCGCCGTGTCCCGCCTCACCGAGCGGGGTGCGACCCGCGCCGACGACAAGCTGTCCGAGGCGGCCATGGAGGACCGTAAGCGCGAGGGGTACTTCTGA
- a CDS encoding potassium-transporting ATPase C chain (Potassium-transporting ATPase C chain [Streptomyces venezuelae ATCC10712];~identified by MetaGeneAnnotator; putative;~potassium-transporting ATPase subunit C; Provisional) codes for MLWAGLRALIVLTVVCGVLYPLAVTGIAQLVFPGKANGSEIKDDGKVVGSALIGQRYDLPLKEGQETAAPDLRWFQPRPSNGLGTNSVNTQYALLLSGATNRSADNAELISWVKEAKAAVVKDNSTADYQVKPSQVPAEAVTSSGSGLDPHISPAYAELQVHRVAERNHLTVAQVDKLVADHTDDRILGFIGEPRVNVLQLNIALKDLVAKG; via the coding sequence GTGCTCTGGGCCGGCCTCCGGGCCCTGATCGTCCTCACGGTGGTGTGCGGCGTGCTCTACCCGCTCGCCGTCACCGGGATCGCCCAGCTCGTCTTCCCCGGCAAGGCCAACGGCTCGGAGATCAAGGACGACGGGAAGGTCGTCGGCTCCGCGCTCATCGGACAGCGGTACGACCTGCCGCTCAAGGAAGGCCAGGAGACGGCCGCCCCGGACCTGCGCTGGTTCCAGCCGCGCCCGTCCAACGGCCTCGGCACCAACAGCGTCAACACCCAGTACGCGCTCCTCCTCTCCGGCGCCACCAACCGCTCCGCCGACAACGCCGAGCTGATCAGCTGGGTGAAGGAGGCGAAGGCGGCCGTGGTCAAGGACAACTCCACCGCCGACTACCAGGTCAAGCCGTCCCAGGTGCCGGCCGAAGCGGTGACGTCCTCCGGCTCGGGTCTGGACCCGCACATCTCCCCGGCGTACGCCGAACTCCAGGTCCACCGCGTCGCGGAGAGGAACCACCTCACCGTGGCCCAGGTCGACAAGCTGGTCGCCGACCACACCGACGACCGGATCCTCGGCTTCATCGGCGAGCCGCGCGTCAACGTCCTCCAGCTCAACATCGCGCTGAAGGACCTGGTGGCCAAGGGCTGA